The Anolis carolinensis isolate JA03-04 chromosome 2, rAnoCar3.1.pri, whole genome shotgun sequence genome has a window encoding:
- the LOC100567384 gene encoding zinc finger protein 557 isoform X1 → MHEFNARNFILLSFSLRMALPKRLLSTDGAKEIGYFTPMVQLGAWSRTEWPSSASDDTPDTCLPVKEEQTDICADIEVDYVTLLKDREESNRQSFRSNTVPLGETPRQTLFRLMEAAHRWLQPEDRTKGEIVDMVVLEQFLHVLPLGMQSWVRSRKPSSSEEAARLAQTYLEHQWPVAFQDVSVYFTQEEWDLLEEDQRALYYSVMQENSENVASLELQLSEPEDCEHDTVIQIGQKEKIMESKEEENPKGFSAGHWLESTEVKKKPQQEEVRAEPIQEKECWNGFFDPNLSKTTEIKSVRQSEFLLPERTQDCAAPGSVKIMESSVSKRNYNCSECGRSFDRSSNLIKHQRTHTGEKPYPCAECGKRFDQQSNLNVHLRVHTGEKPYVCPDCGKRFSIKSHMHGHYRTHTGEKPYECGDCGKQFRVKACLNKHQRIHAGQTELSKVFEIQSVELQARIPVVTQQNVAPQKANCTKINRNAPQKEILMSERNYICSECGKRFNRRSNLVKHYRIHTGEKPYSCAECGKRFDQQSNLNVHFRVHTGEKPYGCPDCGKRFSIKSHLHGHYRIHTGEKPYECGGCGKRFRVKSCLNKHQRTHAGEKPYKCLVCEKTFTCSSHLIKHRVAHSGEKNYMCSDCGKKVFNNSDLHKGDRIHTQDSLCQPLL, encoded by the exons atgcatgaatttaatgcaaggaactttat attgctttctttttctttgagaatggctcttcccaagagattgctTTCAACAGATGGTGCAAAAGAAATTGGGTATTTTACTCCAATGGTTCAATTGGGTGCCTGGTCGAGAACGGAATGGCCTTCCTCGGCCTCAGATGACACCCCAGACACCTGTCTCCCTGTGAAGGAAGAACAAACAGACATCTGTGCAGACATCGAGGTGGACTATGTCACCCTGCTCAAAGACAGGGAAGAAAGCAACAGACAAAGCTTTCGTTCAAATACCGTTCCTTTGGGAGAAACTCCCCGACAGACTCTATTCCGGCTAATGGAAGCTGCCCACCGGTGGTTGCAACCTGAGGACCGAACAAAGGGGGAAATTGTGGACATGGTGGTCTTGGAGCAATTTCTACATGTGCTTCCTTTGGGAATGCAGTCCTGGGTGAGATCCAGGAAACCAAGCAGCAGTGAGGAGGCAGCTCGACTGGCACAGACCTACCTGGAACACCAG TGGCCCGTAGCTTTCCAGGATGTGTCTGTATATTTCACACAAGAGGAGTGGGACCTTTTGGAGGAGGATCAAAGAGCTTTATATTACAGCGTGATGCAGGAGAATTCTGAGAATGTGGCCTCATTAG AATTGCAACTTTCAGAACCAGAGGACTGTGAACATGACACTGTGATCCAGATAGGGCAGAAAGAAAAGATTATGGAGTCAAAGGAGGAAGAGAACCCAAAGGGTTTTTCTGCAG GTCATTGGTTGGAAAGTACGGAGGTGAAGAAGAAGCCTCAGCAGGAAGAGGTTAGAGCTGAGCCTATACAAGAGAAGGAATGTTGGAATGGTTTCTTTGATCCCAATTTGTCCAAAACCACTGAGATCAAATCTGTAAGACAATCAGAATTCTTGCTACCAGAACGGACACAAGACTGTGCAGCTCCCGGAAGCGTGAAAATAATGGAAAGTTCTGTGTCAAAAAGAAATTACAACTGCTCTGAGTGTGGGAGAAGTTTTGATCGGAGTTCAAACCTCATTAAACACCAgcggacccacactggggagaagccatatccATGTGCTGAATGTGGGAAGCGCTTTGACCAACAATCCAACTTGAATGTTCATTTgcgagtccacacaggagagaagccatacgtCTGTCCAGATTGTGGCAAAAGGTTTAGCATTAAATCTCACATGCATGGACACTAtaggacccacactggagagaagcccTATGAATGTGGGGACTGTGGAAAGCAATTCCGGGTGAAAGCTTGTCTGAATAAACACCAGAGGATCCACGCAGGGCAGACTGAGCTGTCCAAAGTATTTGAGATTCAATCAGTTGAACTTCAGGCAAGAATACCAGTTGTGACACAGCAAAATGTAGCACCTCAAAAAGCAAATTGCACTAAAATTAACAGAAATGCACCCCAAAAAGAAATCCTTATGTCAGAAAGAAATTACATCTGTTCTGAGTGTGGCAAACGTTTCAATCGGCGTTCAAACCTAGTTAAACACTACCGGATTCATACTGGAGAGAAGCCGTATTCGTGTGCCGAATGTGGGAAACGCTTTGACCAGCAATCCAACCTCAACGTCCATTTCCGAgtccatacaggagagaagccatatggcTGTCCAGATTGTGGCAAAAGGTTTAGCATCAAATCTCATTTACATGGACACTACaggatccacacaggagagaaaccctatgaatgtgGGGGTTGTGGGAAGAGATTCCGCGTGAAGTCTTGCCTGAATAAGCACCAGAGGACCCACGCAGgagaaaaaccctataaatgccttgtCTGTGAGAAAACTTTCACCTGTAGTTCCCATCTTATTAAACACCGTGTGGCTCACTCGGGAGAGAAAAATTACATGTGCTCTGATTGCGGGAAGAAGGTTTTCAACAATTCCGATCTTCACAAAGGTGACAGAATCCACACACAAGACTCTTTGTGTCAGCCCCTTCTCTGA
- the LOC100567384 gene encoding zinc finger protein 557 isoform X2, which translates to MALPKRLLSTDGAKEIGYFTPMVQLGAWSRTEWPSSASDDTPDTCLPVKEEQTDICADIEVDYVTLLKDREESNRQSFRSNTVPLGETPRQTLFRLMEAAHRWLQPEDRTKGEIVDMVVLEQFLHVLPLGMQSWVRSRKPSSSEEAARLAQTYLEHQWPVAFQDVSVYFTQEEWDLLEEDQRALYYSVMQENSENVASLELQLSEPEDCEHDTVIQIGQKEKIMESKEEENPKGFSAGHWLESTEVKKKPQQEEVRAEPIQEKECWNGFFDPNLSKTTEIKSVRQSEFLLPERTQDCAAPGSVKIMESSVSKRNYNCSECGRSFDRSSNLIKHQRTHTGEKPYPCAECGKRFDQQSNLNVHLRVHTGEKPYVCPDCGKRFSIKSHMHGHYRTHTGEKPYECGDCGKQFRVKACLNKHQRIHAGQTELSKVFEIQSVELQARIPVVTQQNVAPQKANCTKINRNAPQKEILMSERNYICSECGKRFNRRSNLVKHYRIHTGEKPYSCAECGKRFDQQSNLNVHFRVHTGEKPYGCPDCGKRFSIKSHLHGHYRIHTGEKPYECGGCGKRFRVKSCLNKHQRTHAGEKPYKCLVCEKTFTCSSHLIKHRVAHSGEKNYMCSDCGKKVFNNSDLHKGDRIHTQDSLCQPLL; encoded by the exons atggctcttcccaagagattgctTTCAACAGATGGTGCAAAAGAAATTGGGTATTTTACTCCAATGGTTCAATTGGGTGCCTGGTCGAGAACGGAATGGCCTTCCTCGGCCTCAGATGACACCCCAGACACCTGTCTCCCTGTGAAGGAAGAACAAACAGACATCTGTGCAGACATCGAGGTGGACTATGTCACCCTGCTCAAAGACAGGGAAGAAAGCAACAGACAAAGCTTTCGTTCAAATACCGTTCCTTTGGGAGAAACTCCCCGACAGACTCTATTCCGGCTAATGGAAGCTGCCCACCGGTGGTTGCAACCTGAGGACCGAACAAAGGGGGAAATTGTGGACATGGTGGTCTTGGAGCAATTTCTACATGTGCTTCCTTTGGGAATGCAGTCCTGGGTGAGATCCAGGAAACCAAGCAGCAGTGAGGAGGCAGCTCGACTGGCACAGACCTACCTGGAACACCAG TGGCCCGTAGCTTTCCAGGATGTGTCTGTATATTTCACACAAGAGGAGTGGGACCTTTTGGAGGAGGATCAAAGAGCTTTATATTACAGCGTGATGCAGGAGAATTCTGAGAATGTGGCCTCATTAG AATTGCAACTTTCAGAACCAGAGGACTGTGAACATGACACTGTGATCCAGATAGGGCAGAAAGAAAAGATTATGGAGTCAAAGGAGGAAGAGAACCCAAAGGGTTTTTCTGCAG GTCATTGGTTGGAAAGTACGGAGGTGAAGAAGAAGCCTCAGCAGGAAGAGGTTAGAGCTGAGCCTATACAAGAGAAGGAATGTTGGAATGGTTTCTTTGATCCCAATTTGTCCAAAACCACTGAGATCAAATCTGTAAGACAATCAGAATTCTTGCTACCAGAACGGACACAAGACTGTGCAGCTCCCGGAAGCGTGAAAATAATGGAAAGTTCTGTGTCAAAAAGAAATTACAACTGCTCTGAGTGTGGGAGAAGTTTTGATCGGAGTTCAAACCTCATTAAACACCAgcggacccacactggggagaagccatatccATGTGCTGAATGTGGGAAGCGCTTTGACCAACAATCCAACTTGAATGTTCATTTgcgagtccacacaggagagaagccatacgtCTGTCCAGATTGTGGCAAAAGGTTTAGCATTAAATCTCACATGCATGGACACTAtaggacccacactggagagaagcccTATGAATGTGGGGACTGTGGAAAGCAATTCCGGGTGAAAGCTTGTCTGAATAAACACCAGAGGATCCACGCAGGGCAGACTGAGCTGTCCAAAGTATTTGAGATTCAATCAGTTGAACTTCAGGCAAGAATACCAGTTGTGACACAGCAAAATGTAGCACCTCAAAAAGCAAATTGCACTAAAATTAACAGAAATGCACCCCAAAAAGAAATCCTTATGTCAGAAAGAAATTACATCTGTTCTGAGTGTGGCAAACGTTTCAATCGGCGTTCAAACCTAGTTAAACACTACCGGATTCATACTGGAGAGAAGCCGTATTCGTGTGCCGAATGTGGGAAACGCTTTGACCAGCAATCCAACCTCAACGTCCATTTCCGAgtccatacaggagagaagccatatggcTGTCCAGATTGTGGCAAAAGGTTTAGCATCAAATCTCATTTACATGGACACTACaggatccacacaggagagaaaccctatgaatgtgGGGGTTGTGGGAAGAGATTCCGCGTGAAGTCTTGCCTGAATAAGCACCAGAGGACCCACGCAGgagaaaaaccctataaatgccttgtCTGTGAGAAAACTTTCACCTGTAGTTCCCATCTTATTAAACACCGTGTGGCTCACTCGGGAGAGAAAAATTACATGTGCTCTGATTGCGGGAAGAAGGTTTTCAACAATTCCGATCTTCACAAAGGTGACAGAATCCACACACAAGACTCTTTGTGTCAGCCCCTTCTCTGA